The DNA window TGCATGTCTCACATACAAATCTCGATAGGCCCGCAGCCTTTTCCTGGCTCGACGCAAAGCGGCAAAGCGGTGTCTTTTACGTCCACGACCTTATTCCTGTTACCCATCCGGAATTCGTCCGGGCAAGAGAACCGCAACGGCATCTGCGAAGGATGGATACCGTCTTGCGTCATGCGGGTCTGGTGCTTTGTAATTCCCAGACAACCGCCCGCTCACTGCGTTCATTTGCCGAAGAACGCGGACGCACTGCGCCGCCCATTGCCATTCTCCCGCCGGGTATCGAAAATAGCTTTCGCCACGCGAGCCGAACAGCAACACCGCGCACAAGAAATCCCTATTTTGTCATTGTTGGCACGATCGAACCGCGCAAGAATCACATCCTGCTGCTGCAATTGTGGCGCTGGCTCGTCGAACGGGATGGAGCAGACGCGCCGCGTCTGGTGATTGCGGGCAAACGCGGATGGGAAAATGCACAAGTATTCGCGACATTGGATCGATGCCCGCAACTGCGCAATATGGTGATCGAAGTATCAGACCTCGGGGACGCTGCATTGGCCGATCTGATGGCGGGAGCCGCTGCCCTGCTGGCACCTTCCTTTGTCGAAGGGTATGGCATGCCTGTCGCAGAAGCCATGGCAACCGGTACACCGGTCATCGCATCCGACATCCCGTCCCACAGGGAAATTACAGGCGATCAAGCGATACTGCTTGATCCCAGCGATGGCCTTGGCTGGCGCGCTGCGGTTGATGCCCATACCAGTGAATATCGCAACAAATCGCGCCATACATCACAAGATTGGAATGGACATTTTAAAGTATTGGATGAATTGTTAGCGGGTGCCGTGCAAACTTCACGGTAACAGACTGAGTTTCACTTGATGTAGCAGATGAATTCCAATGAATGTGAAGGCGTCATGACGAGTTACAATGATATTTTAAATTGCTACAAATTTATCCTTGGACGTGAAGCAAACCCTGAAGAACAAAAAATAATATCCGAGAACCTGCTTAATATCTCGGATATTCCGTTTGGCGAACATCGAAGGAGATTCCTGTCTTCTACGGAGTTCCATCAAAGACATGCAGAGGTTATTTTTAATAACTTCGTTCGCAAGAGCATTGAAGTGCTCTACGAAACAAAGGACAACTTCAAGATTTATCTGGATTTGCGTCAGTATCACATGACGTTTGGCATCTTTAATGGCCAGTACGAAAAATTTGATATCGACATCATCAAGGCTGTAACACCCGACAAGGGCGTGTTTTTCGATGTGGGCGGCAAT is part of the Phyllobacterium sp. T1293 genome and encodes:
- a CDS encoding glycosyltransferase family 4 protein, whose product is MMNAISMDISRLIGRSHYSTPTGIDRFELQYAHWAKARSSFFVEMGRNKPIAINQGRATGLITDLRARWSGTALSPKQSTELEKIYAAIDGRISWCDIKGASNIAQPTKVKQWSLAAGKALRTFLPAGPMERNAPFVHVSHTNLDRPAAFSWLDAKRQSGVFYVHDLIPVTHPEFVRAREPQRHLRRMDTVLRHAGLVLCNSQTTARSLRSFAEERGRTAPPIAILPPGIENSFRHASRTATPRTRNPYFVIVGTIEPRKNHILLLQLWRWLVERDGADAPRLVIAGKRGWENAQVFATLDRCPQLRNMVIEVSDLGDAALADLMAGAAALLAPSFVEGYGMPVAEAMATGTPVIASDIPSHREITGDQAILLDPSDGLGWRAAVDAHTSEYRNKSRHTSQDWNGHFKVLDELLAGAVQTSR